A single window of Aspergillus oryzae RIB40 DNA, chromosome 8 DNA harbors:
- a CDS encoding uncharacterized protein (enoyl reductase domain of yeast-type FAS1): MEPPSPCRPVPSSTSFSFNVEFQYRDIAFSLTIPDAYSTLHTLQRDVFLRSISLSGTNDIKQPVELALTYIEFLLSQKEIGAAALAVLLKAFNIQFLGRTDIHSLIAELTSRSEQRRRWLRIYYHAVNRGYENRLDEHGKGVDYIRSGLFQNVEMNQFQVMALFGGQGDASLTCLEELSELYNTYQSMLERFLRRMGSRLAELCRLPQCRPYYHQRYLDIEAWITDATVVPDNAFVASAPVSVPVIGLLSLARYIVTCHILEISPGQMRALLCATTGHSQGLLVSIIVAISDSWESLYDNSRLLVDVLFWLGWECHNCAPQIAIPAMSTRSEERDVDCDTPSYMLCVRGATRCQVEDILTHMNCRFRRESQLYLALANTQDHFVVAGPYSSLLHLTSYLQEICTSGPNQSHIPFSSRRPSLQHSFLPISTPFHTPYLRPAADSLKLRFSDRCILPQQLAIPVYDTRTGNDLRASDGDVLHLAFDAIVHDICDWPATLACSPKMSARRPPVSHIIVFDRGGLSSLVKKLKEGQGVRVIQGSDLDSRDPELGTMKDLFSPLLLHSATRLQSWGQRFQPRLIPGAKIRIETRLTRLLGTPPIMVAGMTPTTMHWDFVAAIMNAGYHAELAGGGYHTADSMASAIDQLVKNIPAGQGITCNLIYANPRAIRWQITLLRRLSHAGVAIDGLTFGAGVPSLDIVKEYIQTLNLRHIGFKPGSAAAIRDVVSIARAHPNFPVILQWTGGRGGGHHSCEDFHAPILNMYGLLRQQPNIYMVAGSGFGSSGSIYPYLTGSWSATMGYASMPFDGVLLGSCMMVAKEAHTSKAVKDIITSTSGLDDNDWEKTYDGPAGGIVTVLSELGEPIHKIATRGVRLWAEMDKTVFSLPRQDRVAYLTKHRDMIIHRLNADFAKPWFGRNSQGAVVDLKEMTYAEVMNRLVELMYIRHQRRWIDSSYVSFTFAFAVRTLERLPGELSDSQHLSRVSLELDPLGFVRAFITARPAAVAEVLNPEDVSFFLMQTRKDNQKPVNFIPALGDDFEYYFKKDSLWQSEDIDAVIGQDPGRVCILQGPVAARYSCDRGESAKEILDTLLYSLSDCFQRDMCVEELTIGIDSGLVTPDSWSTVSPGTKDLFMEGISTPSSTALSDSSDDPCVCSFTVPYSSDRNVPVWVRAVLEDRFVLQGRLRRNNPFREYVEKYPESSIRYNPGRSEVSVMAQDSPDIRSSMTITCQNGVDVIVELHPPYKADNLQLLYQFDPSRVPFRLSEIMEGRNERIKSFYSELWLGERTISRMDLHSTFTGRPVKLTRQRFEKLVLTVGEAFPDHRIVSSDSDILPISVGIIIAWDVISRPLVLLDIEGDLLRLVHRSNTIAYNPGAAPLRLGETVTSQSRVQSVYIEDTGKVVVIKARVIRSGEHVLTITSTFLLRGSFHNVENTFRKTELSDWRINVRSSLEETLLKSRKWFHPLAALPSLVDKSVVFNIESHVAYKKNGHTSLRVTGQAHTRTGFKLEHIGDVDFICDDCIGNPVSEFLERKGIAQGGRIDFEKPGWPGRSSFEIQMPASNNAYAQVSQDFNPIHVSSIFASFAQLPGTLSHGMCTSAILTAVLEHLVLENDRSRLRHFSAAFLGMVMPSERLAVRLEHVGMVEGRMRFVIEACRTANGEKVMDAEAEVEQPATAYLFTGQGSQSRGMGMDLYDRSLSAKGLWDEIDAHLCDAYGWSVLDIVRNNPKTLTIHFGGKQGRKIRKNYLSIIAETVLPNGDRMQKPVLAGLTPTSASYTFHDPRGLLYSTQFAQPTILLFEAAAFAEMRAKGYVSREAVYAGHSLGEYGALSALSEFIPTIALVELAFYRGLMMQASVARDGEESDRYGMVAVNPERVGKAFDQASLSTMVCTIAAESRELLEIVNFNVDGEQYVCSGTSTNLYVLGKLMDHIAQCPSGAKQVQAMRDSTDASTMELYRVIRDLLHHAKTLPRPIELQRGQATIPLQGIDVPFHSSHLRSTVNVFRQCLLRPGLLVGNVDAEELEGKYIPNLMAQPFSLDEKYIRQAFDLTQSPVLGEILGVKHTFHAV, from the exons ATGGAGCCTCCGTCTCCGTGCCGCCCTGTCCCATCGTCTACCAGTTTCAGCTTCAATGTGGAGTTTCAATATAGGGACATAGCCTTTTCCCTCACCATCCCAGACGCCTACTCTACTCTCCATACCCTACAGAGAGATGTGTTTCTTCGTTCAATATCATTGTCTGGCACCAATGATATCAAGCAACCCGTAGAATTGGCCTTGACTTATATTgagttcctcctctcccagaAAGAAATTGGGGCCGCAGCTCTGGCGGTGCTATTGAAGGCATTTAACATTCAGTTTCTCGGAAGAACAGACATCCATTCTCTCATCGCTGAACTTACGTCGCGATCCGAACAACGACGGCGGTGGTTACGCATATACTATCATGCAGTCAATCGTGGATATGAAAACAGGCTTGACGAGCATGGCAAAGGCGTGGACTATATCCGGAGTGGCCTTTTTCAAAATGTCGAGATGAATCAGTTTCAAGTGATGGCACTGTTTGGAGGCCAGGGGGATGCCAGCCTCACATGCCTGGAGGAGCTTTCCGAACTGTACAACACATACCAGTCGATGCTCGAGCGCTTCCTACGAAGGATGGGGTCTAGGCTTGCCGAGCTGTGCCGCCTGCCACAGTGCCGGCCATACTATCATCAACGATATTTGGACATCGAGGCTTGGATAACCGACGCCACTGTGGTCCCTGATAATGCTTTTGTGGCCAGCGCCCCGGTTAGCGTACCTGTGATTGGATTGTTGAGTCTCGCTCGATACATCGTTACTTGCCATATATTAGAGATATCCCCTGGGCAAATGCGAGCACTGCTTTGTGCTACCACGGGGCATTCTCAGGGCCTTCTGGTATCAATTATTGTTGCTATATCGGACTCATGGGAGTCACTTTATGATAATAGCAGATTATTAGTGGATGTCCTGTTCTGGTTAGGATGGGAGTGTCATAATTGCGCGCCTCAAATTGCAATCCCTGCGATGTCCACGAGAAGCGAAGAACGTGACGTGGATTGCGACACACCATCATACATGCTTTGTGTTCGAGGTGCAACAAGATGCCAAGTTGAGGATATACTGACCCACATGAACTGTCGCTTCCGGCGAGAATCACAGTTGTATCTGGCATTGGCAAATACTCAAGATCATTTCGTTGTTGCCGGTCCATATTCATCATTATTGCATCTTACCAGCTACCTCCAAGAAATCTGTACTTCTGGTCCAAATCAGAGTCACATCCCGTTCAGTAGCAGAAGGCCATCTCTCCAGCATAGCTTCCTGCCAATCAGCACACCCTTCCACACACCATATCTTCGCCCAGCTGCAGATTCTTTGAAGTTGAGATTTTCAGACAGATGTATCCTCCCCCAGCAACTGGCCATCCCAGTTTACGACACCAGGACCGGTAATGATCTCCGTGCTTCAGATGGGGACGTCCTGCATTTAGCATTTGACGCTATTGTCCATGACATTTGTGATTGGCCCGCTACACTGGCCTGTTCACCCAAGATGAGTGCTCGTCGACCTCCTGTGTCTCATATTATTGTCTTTGACCGTGGCGGTCTTAGCTCATTAGTGAAGAAACTTAAAGAGGGCCAGGGGGTTCGCGTAATTCAAGGCTCTGATCTGGATTCCCGGGATCCTGAGCTGGGAACCATGAAGGATCTATTCTCTCCCCTGTTACTTCATTCTGCGACCAGGCTCCAGTCTTGGGGACAGCGCTTCCAACCCCGACTGATCCCGGGGGCAAAGATTAGGATTGAAACACGTCTTACGCGGCTCTTGGGCACCCCTCCAATTATGGTTGCCGGTATGACACCCACTACAATGCACTGGGACTTCGTTGCAGCCATCATGAATGCCGGGTATCACGCTGAGCTGGCTGGAGGAGGTTACCATACTGCCGACAGTATGGCTTCAGCCATCGATCAGCTTGTCAAAAATATTCCTGCCGGACAAGGCATCACTTGTAACTTGATTTATGCCAACCCCCGTGCTATTAGGTGGCAGATCACACTCTTACGTCGCTTATCGCACGCGGGTGTCGCGATCGACGGCTTAACCTTTGGAGCTGGCGTTCCGTCGctggacattgtcaaggagTACATCCAGACGCTAAATCTGCGACATATCGGTTTTAAGCCCGGTTCAGCCGCGGCCATCCGAGATGTGGTTAGTATCGCCAGGGCCCACCCCAACTTTCCTGTTATCCTTCAATGGACAGGTGGGCGTGGAGGAGGGCATCACTCCTGCGAAGACTTCCATGCTCCTATACTGAATATGTACGGACTATTACGGCAACAACCGAACATTTACATGGTCGCTGGCAGCGGATTCGGTAGCAGCGGCAGTATCTATCCATACCTCACAGGCTCATGGTCAGCCACAATGGGATATGCGTCCATGCCTTTTGACGGAGTTCTATTGGGTAGTTGCATGATGGTTGCGAAAGAGGCCCATACAAGCAAGGCTGTCAAAGACATTATCACGTCGACGTCTGGATTGGACGACAACGATTGGGAAAAGACATATGATGGACCTGCCGGGGGGATAGTTACGGTGCTGTCGGAATTGGGCGAGCCAATACATAAGATAGCAACCAGGGGTGTCCGTCTTTGGGCCGAAATGGACAAGACTGTTTTCAGTCTCCCCCGACAAGACCGTGTCGCATATTTGACAAAACATCGTGATATGATAATTCATCGCTTGAATGCCGATTTCGCAAAGCCATGGTTTGGTCGCAACTCACAAGGGGCTGTAGTTGACCTGAAGGAAATGACCTACGCTGAGGTGATGAATCGGCTTGTGGAACTAATGTATATCCGTCACCAAAGGCGTTGGATCGACTCATCTTACGTGAGTTTCACATTCGCATTCGCCGTCCGCACCTTAGAACGTTTGCCGGGGGAGTTGAGTGATTCACAGCATCTTTCCCGAGTATCACTTGAGCTTGATCCACTCGGCTTTGTTCGTGCATTTATCACTGCGCGTCCCGCTGCAGTTGCAGAAGTCTTGAATCCTGAAGACGTCTCATTCTTTCTGATGCAAACCAGAAAGGATAATCAAAAACCCGTCAACTTTATACCCGCTCTGGGCGACGACTTTGAGTACTATTTCAAGAAGGATTCTCTGTGGCAATCGGAGGACATTGACGCTGTGATTGGTCAGGATCCAGGCCGAGTATGCATTCTCCAGGGCCCTGTGGCAGCGCGGTATTCATGTGACCGGGGAGAATCGGCAAAGGAGATTTTGGATACTCTGCTATATTCTCTCAGTGACTGCTTCCAGCGAGATATGTGTGTAGAGGAATTGACTATCGGGATTGATAGTGGTTTAGTTACACCAGATTCATGGTCCACGGTCTCGCCCGGTACTAAGGATCTCTTTATGGAGGGAATTTCCACTCCATCTTCCACGGCACTCTCGGACTCCAGTGATGATCCATGCGTTTGCTCATTCACAGTTCCTTATAGCTCCGACCGAAACGTTCCCGTCTGGGTACGGGCAGTCCTGGAAGATAGGTTTGTGTTGCAGGGCCGACTACGGCGGAATAATCCTTTCCGCGAGTATGTGGAGAAGTACCCCGAATCATCTATCCGGTACAATCCCGGTCGGTCAGAGGTATCTGTAATGGCTCAAGATAGCCCGGACATCAGATCTTCAATGACGATCACTTGTCAGAATGGGGTGGATGTTATTGTCGaacttcatcctccatatAAAGCGGACAATCTGCAGCTACTCTACCAATTTGATCCTAGCAGGGTCCCCTTCAGATTGAGTGAGATTATGGAAGGCCGGAACGAGCGCATCAAGTCATTTTATAGTGAGCTCTGGCTTGGTGAGCGCACAATCAGCCGTATGGATCTGCACAGCACTTTCACTGGGCGTCCAGTCAAGCTTACCCGCCAGCGGTTTGAGAAGTTAGTCTTAACTGTTGGTGAAGCGTTTCCCGACCATCGAATCGTGTCATCAGACTCAGACATTCTGCCTATTAGTGTCGGCATCATTATCGCTTGGGATGTGATATCTCGTCCTCTTGTTCTcttggatattgaaggtGACCTACTTCGGCTGGTTCACCGATCTAACACGATTGCATACAATCCCGGTGCCGCTCCATTGAGACTTGGTGAGACAGTCACCTCCCAATCACGGGTCCAGTCTGTCTATATAGAAGATACAGGCAAGGTGGTGGTTATAAAAGCCCGGGTGATTCGTTCTGGAGAGCATGTGTTGACAATCACGTCAACATTTCTTCTCCGAGGTTCTTTTCACAACGTCGAAAACACCTTTCGGAAAACAGAATTATCCGACTGGAGGATCAACGTGCGATCGAGTTTGGAAGAGACTTTGTTAAAGTCACGGAAGTGGTTTCATCCACTCGCCGCTCTACCTTCGCTAGTAGACAAGTCGGTGGTATTCAATATTGAGAGTCACGTTGCGTATAAAAAAAACGGACACACCAGCCTTCGAGTCACAGGCCAAGCACATACCCGGACAGGGTTCAAACTTGAACATATAGGAGATGTGGACTTCATATGCGATGATTGTATTGGAAACCCTGTTTCGGAGTTTCTTGAGCGTAAAGGGATTGCACAAGGCGGCAGAATCGACTTTGAAAAACCTGGCTGGCCTGGCCGGTCATCGTTCGAAATCCAGATGCCTGCCAGCAACAATGCCTATGCTCAAGTTTCGCAAGATTTCAATCCTATTCATGTCTCAAGCATTTTTGCCAGCTTTGCCCAGCTGCCGGGCACTTTGTCTCATGGCATGTGCACATCCGCAATTTTAACTGCGGTCCTCGAGCACTTAGTCTTAGAGAATGATCGGTCGCGTCTACGACATTTTTCCGCTGCATTTCTGGGGATGGTAATGCCTTCGGAGAGGCTGGCAGTGCGACTAGAGCATGTGGGAATGGTTGAAGGGCGCATGCGATTTGTTATAGAAGCATGCCGAACCGCGAACGGAGAAAAGGTGATGGATGCGGAGGCCGAAGTAGAACAGCCTGCAACAGCGTACCTCTTCACAGGTCAAGGTAGTCAAAGTAGAGGTATGGGAATGGACTTATACGATAGGAGCTTAAGTGCCAAGGGGTTGTGGGACGAGATCGATGCACATCTATGTGACGCTTATG GCTGGTCAGTCCTGGACATTGTCAGGAACAATCCGAAAACGCTCACCATTCACTTTGGGGGCAAACAAGGTCGTAAAATTCGCAAAAACTATCTTTCCATCATAGCAGAAACAGTGCTTCCTAACGGTGACCGCATGCAAAAGCCAGTTCTGGCGGGGCTCACACCGACGTCAGCGTCCTACACATTCCATGACCCTAGGGGACTCTTGTATTCGACGCAATTTGCACAACCGACAATTCTTCTGTTCGAGGCGGCAGCTTTTGCAGAGATGCGTGCCAAAGGTTATGTATCACGCGAGGCGGTATATGCTGGCCATTCCTTGGGGGAATACGGGGCACTGTCTGCACTGTCAGAGTTCATACCAACAATTGCCCTCGTGGAATTAGCTTTCTATCGCGGGTTGATGATGCAGGCCTCGGTGGCACGAGATGGTGAGGAGAGCGACAGATATGGTATGGTGGCTGTAAATCCAGAACGTGTGGGTAAGG CTTTTGATCAAGCTTCATTGAGCACTATGGTCTGCACGATCGCTGCCGAGAGCCGGGAATTGTTGGAAATCGTGAATTTCAACGTGGATGGGGAGCAGTATGTGTGTTCGGGCACG
- a CDS encoding uncharacterized protein (3-oxoacyl-(acyl-carrier-protein) synthase), with product MAMHSNLTLDRSSVGHCENKDRSQLALKLLIELLAYQLASPVRWIETQHQLITGCPPVCRFVEVGPRTTLATMAKKSAARHYRSYANSQWSHLQFLSYQDNKDEIFYHYIDSKVCSDEKGKAGPPTSHDLSLLPLLPGSLREPQQCVPSKAPPLRASPSIDVSLSCNHIALAMTAQKLRQPFDKVAMGKTVRELSGGMGKSTLQNELVGDLVAEFGRVPEGVEDMTLIALGEALQGAFVGKPAKHMTTLIARLISRKMPAGFNQNSMQDYICSRWGFSKAHSLIPICLAITIEPTARLANAHAAQGYIDELISRYATFQGISLVPADGLYIEQSELMPSAVSLSDRQVIQEQQRSYYRKHFDILAKYLEIDLGASGQPPLDITYQETLERWNAEFDDHFSEGIKSMFDIMQARNYDSWWNWAREELIQWLHKVASDPLDVALPRKGNRLRRILNRWDPSCSDIVEAMIKSPRPVGCPKQAISSCSDIRLALKEILRLGDLALASEPIYIYSFPALCPKTTISSSGQLGYMETARKVSSYPDVVCQGRLCADDLETMIPFVHIKSRRNEGSWKYDADATSILHAALGTGTTTGFSYASKTVLVTGAGPDSIGAQVVHGLLCGGARVVVTTSRTISESASFYQELYRRCGARGASLTVFPMNQASKRDCENLIEHIYSADSPIDGDLDYFIPFAAVPQAGELDKLGSRQELAHRAMLVNLLRIVGFIRQHKEKRRISCRPTTIVLPMSCNEGSFGGDGLYPESKAGLKTLLNRFHSESWSSYITICGAVMGWTRGTGLMHSSNIIAEEVEKLGVITFTQAEMAFNILALMTPGITTLAEQAPVYADLTGGLGLLWDIKDHISGSRRRLNEESQIRKALQEEDTRHVSVLFGPQQQQPKDTGVNISRRRAHIQIPFPILQPFDDLRVSLPNLQGMIDLSRTVVVVGFSELGPWGNARTRWEMEHQGWFSLEGYIEIAWIMGLIKHVDGDWKGRHYVGWVDAETQEPIHDQDIPHKYHEHIMSNTGLRLIEPEGVDTYIPSQKEFLQEVAVEEDLPPFECSKLSAEAFKLRHGNNITLQPIPGSDSYRVFLKKGAVLMIAKTIPFHQSVAGIVPTSWDALRYGIPEEIIQQVDTTTLYALCCVSEAFLSAGINDPYDIYQHIHVSELANCLGTGGGPMKVIQNMYRDRFLDRQVRGDIILEHFLNTMGAWVNMLLLSASGPLKTPVGACATALESLDIGCDAIISGNCKVAIVGGCDDYREELSFEFDSIKATANCVEELARGRLPGEISRPTASSRSGFAESAGCGVQLLMNAELALKLGLPIYGIVAYSQMASDQAGRSIPAPGKGILTAAREHHEAKSSPFLDFNFRRAGFDEEVADIEQKSIGGSVGRMQSSGAAQAVAEQSRKLKVQDTQWRWAHNIRLQDPSISPLRAALATWGLGVDDIGVVSMHGTSTKANDINEGEVINTQMDHLGRRKGNPLLCVCQKSLTGHPKAAAGAWQLNGCMQILQNGIVPGNRNADNIDAQLRQFEHLVYPMESIKTRGIKATMITSFGFGQKGAIAIVVTPSYLLASLPASTYEEYRVRVTQRQRAANPELVSRILNNCIVQIKSLPPWENKDATEKVFLDPGSCRQDVTTEFTNEAHANSSKLVNTTTDRNSQIVENEDEGTSLSCLVEKMLIDAVGRSKGTSSPSIGVDVEEIASINTENETFLQRNFTLAEREYCLKAPNPQASFTGRWSAKEAVFKSLHASSSGPGAPMQDIEVLSHCGVPIITLHGEVKDIAQAKDIGRVEISISHTSKAAVAIAVAVKG from the exons ATGGCCATGCATTCGAATCTGACCTTGGATCGGAGCTCAGTTGGGCACTGTGAGAATAAAGACAGAAGTCAATTAGCACTTAAATTGCTTATTGAGCTTCTCGC ATATCAACTAGCGTCTCCTGTACGGTG GATTGAAACGCAGCATCAGTTGATTACTGGTTGCCCTCCAGTATGCCGTTTTGTTGAAGTTGGCCCGCGTACTACGCTTGCCACTATGGCCAAAAAATCTGCTGCTAGACACTACAGGTCCTATGCAAATTCACAATGGTCGCACCTACAGTTTCTCTCCTATCAGGACAACAAGGATGAAATTTTTTACCATTACATAGACTCTAAAGTCTGTTCAGAcgagaaagggaaagcagGACCTCCGACTTCACATGATTTGTCTTTGCTACCATTGCTTCCTGGCTCTCTGAGGGAACCACAACAATGCGTTCCGTCTAAAGCGCCTCCTTTGAGGGCTTCACCTAGTATTGACGTGTCCCTTTCATGTAACCATATTGCTCTGGCCATGACAGCTCAGAAACTACGTCAACCGTTTGATAAAGTTGCCATGGGGAAAACTGTCCGCGAATTATCCGGTGGTATGG GAAAATCCACACTGCAAAATGAGCTAGTAGGAGACCTTGTCGCAGAATTCGGCAGGGTACCGGAAGGAGTTGAGGATATGACCTTGATTGCGTTAGGAGAAGCGTTGCAAGGTGCTTTTGTTGGAAAGCCAGCTAAACACATGACCACTCTAATCGCTAGGTTAATCTCAAGAAAAATGCCCGCTGGGTTCAACCAAAACTCCATGCAGGATTACATATGCTCTCGCTGGGGCTTCTCCAAGGCTCACTCTCTCATCCCTATCTGCCTTGCGATTACTATTGAGCCGACCGCCCGTTTGGCAAATGCACATGCTGCGCAAGGGTATATTGATGAGTTAATCAGCCGGTATGCGACATTTCAAGGGATTTCACTGGTCCCTGCCGATGGTCTGTATATTGAGCAGAGCGAATTAATGCCGTCTGCTGTAAGTTTATCTGATCGTCAGGTCATTCAGGAACAGCAGCGAAGCTATTACCGTAAGCATTTTGATATACTTGCGAAGTATCTGGAGATAGACCTCGGCGCTTCGGGACAGCCTCCACTAGATATAACATATCAAGAAACATTAGAGAGATGGAACGCTGAATTCGATGACCATTTCTCTGAAGGAATAAAGTCGATGTTCGATATCATGCAGGCTCGGAACTACGATTCTTGGTGGAACTGGGCCAGGGAAGAGCTTATCCAATGGTTACACAAGGTTGCTTCGGACCCATTAGACGTGGCTCTTCCAAGAAAAGGCAACCGCCTACGCAGGATACTGAACCGCTGGGATCCAAGTTGTAGCGACATTGTCGAGGCAATGATCAAGTCGCCCCGTCCTGTCGGATGTCCAAAGCAGGCGATATCCTCATGTTCCGATATTCGGCTTGCGTTAAAGGAGATTCTTCGTCTAGGAGACTTGGCTTTAGCGAGCGAGcccatctatatctattcCTTTCCGGCCTTGTGCCCGAAAACCACCATCAGTAGCTCAGGCCAACTGGGATATATGGAGACAGCCCGGAAAGTTTCTTCCTACCCGGACGTGGTATGCCAAGGACGTCTATGCGCCGACGACCTCGAAACAATGATACCTTTTGTGCATATTAAGTCTCGAAGGAACGAAGGTAGCTGGAAATATGACGCGGACGCAACCAGCATACTGCATGCAGCTCTAGGAACCGGAACTACTACTGGCTTTAGCTATGCCAGCAAAACTGTTTTAGTAACAGGTGCTGGCCCTGACTCGATCGGGGCACAAGTAGTGCATGGTCTCTTGTGTGGTGGTGCTCGTGTAGTTGTCACCACAAGTCGAACAATATCCGAGAGCGCAAGCTTTTATCAAGAACTATACCGTCGGTGTGGCGCCAGAGGAGCGTCCTTGACGGTCTTCCCAATGAACCAGGCGAGCAAACGGGACTGTGAAAACCTGATAGAGCACATATATAGTGCTGATTCCCCTATAGACGGCGACCTGGACTATTTCATACCATTTGCTGCTGTTCCCCAAGCGGGTGAGCTGGATAAACTGGGAAGTCGCCAGGAGCTAGCGCATAGGGCTATGCTGGTCAATCTCCTGCGGATTGTCGGTTTTATTAGACAACATAAGGAGAAACGACGGATTAGCTGCCGGCCAACGACGATTGTTCTCCCTATGTCATGTAACGAGGGCTCCTTCGGTGGTGACGGTTTGTACCCAGAGTCAAAAGCTGGCCTGAAGACCCTCCTGAACCGTTTCCATTCCGAAAGCTGGTCAAGCTATATCACCATTTGTGGTGCAGTTATGGGTTGGACAAGAGGAACCGGGCTTATGCACTCATCCAATATTatcgcagaagaagtggaaaAACTGGGTGTCATTACCTTCACCCAAGCCGAAATGGCATTCAACATCCTAGCTCTAATGACACCTGGAATTACTACACTTGCTGAGCAAGCTCCGGTCTATGCGGACCTTACTGGAGGCTTGGGTCTGTTGTGGGATATTAAAGACCATATTTCAGGAAGTCGTAGGCGTCTTAACGAAGAATCGCAGATACGAAAGGCCCTacaggaggaagataccCGTCACGTTTCGGTGCTCTTCGGaccacaacagcaacagccaaaGGACACTGGGGTTAACATTAGCAGGCGGCGTGCCCATATCCAAATTCCATTTCCTATTTTACAACCATTTGATGACTTGAGAGTGAGTTTGCCCAATCTCCAAGGGATGATAGATCTCTCGCGTACAGTCGTCGTGGTAGGGTTTTCTGAGCTCGGGCCCTGGGGAAATGCGCGCACTCGGTGGGAGATGGAGCACCAAGGCTGGTTCAGTCTGGAAGGCTATATAGAGATAGCATGGATAATGGGATTAATAAAACACGTGGATGGTGATTGGAAAGGACGGCATTACGTTGGCTGGGTCGATGCAGAGACACAGGAGCCAATACATGATCAGGACATTCCCCACAAATACCATGAACACATAATGTCAAACACGGGTCTACGCCTTATTGAGCCGGAGGGTGTGGACACTTATATTCCTTCTCAGAAGGAATTCTTGCAGGAAGTGGCTGTTGAAGAGGATCTTCCGCCTTTTGAGTGTTCGAAATTATCGGCAGAGGCCTTCAAACTACGGCATGGCAACAATATCACGTTGCAGCCCATTCCGGGTTCAGACAGCTATCGTGTGTTTCTCAAAAAGGGTGCAGTTCTAATGATTGCTAAAACTATCCCCTTTCATCAGTCCGTAGCCGGGATAGTTCCTACTAGCTGGGACGCTTTACGTTATGGTATTCCTGAAGAGATCATACAACAGGTCGATACAACAACACTATATGCGCTTTGCTGTGTCTCAGAAGCCTTTCTATCTGCTGGGATTAATGATCCATACGATATATACCAACACATTCATGTTTCCGAGCTAGCGAACTGTTTGGGCACTGGAGGCGGGCCCATGAAAGTCATTCAAAATATGTATCGTGATCGATTTCTCGACCGTCAAGTACGGGGCGATATCATACTGGAACACTTCCTAAATACAATGGGTGCATGGGTCAACATGTTGCTATTGTCTGCTTCGGGCCCCCTTAAAACTCCCGTCGGCGCATGTGCAACCGCCTTAGAATCTCTTGATATTGGCTGCGATGCTATTATTTCGGGCAATTGCAAAGTAGCCATAGTCGGTGGCTGTGATGACTATCGTGAGGAGCTGTCGTTTGAGTTTGATAGTATCAAAGCTACAGCCAACTGTGTCGAGGAGCTGgccagaggaagacttcCCGGTGAGATTTCTCGTCCAACAGCCAGCTCGCGCAGTGGCTTCGCTGAATCTGCCGGCTGCGGTGTGCAGCTCCTAATGAATGCCGAACTAGCCCTCAAGCTAGGCCTACCGATCTACGGAATTGTCGCGTATAGTCAGATGGCTAGTGACCAGGCTGGTCGCTCCATCCCCGCTCCTGGAAAGGGCATTCTAACTGCCGCGCGTGAGCACCATGAGGCCAAAAGCTCTCCATTTTTGGACTTTAATTTCCGCCGCGCAGGTTTCGATGAGGAAGTGGCGGATATTGAGCAAAAGTCGATCGGTGGATCGGTCGGGAGAATGCAGAGTTCAGGCGCCGCCCAAGCAGTAGCAGAACAATCCAGGAAACTGAAAGTTCAAGATACTCAATGGCGCTGGGCTCACAACATTCGTCTACAAGACCCATCAATATCCCCACTCAGGGCCGCCTTAGCTACATGGGGCCTAGGAGTTGACGACATTGGTGTCGTCTCAATGCATGGGACATCAACCAAGGCAAACGACATcaacgaaggagaagttATTAACACCCAAATGGATCATCTGGGCCGCCGCAAAGGCAATCCACTTCTCTGCGTATGCCAGAAATCACTAACCGGGCATCCGAAGGCAGCGGCAGGTGCGTGGCAGCTGAATGGCTGCATGCAGATCTTGCAGAATGGAATCGTCCCAGGAAATCGAAACGCAGACAACATCGATGCACAATTGCGACAATTTGAGCATTTGGTATACCCGATGGAGTCGATCAAGACAAGAGGAATCAAAGCGACCATGATAACCTCTTTTGGTTTCGGGCAGAAAGGTGCCATCGCCATTGTGGTAACACCCAGCTACCTTCTTGCGTCTCTTCCCGCGTCGACGTATGAAGAATATCGTGTGCGAGTGACACAGCGACAGCGCGCTGCCAATCCGGAACTTGTCTCCCGGATACTGAACAACTGCATCGTGCAAATAAAGAGCCTTCCACCATGGGAGAACAAAGATGCGACGGAAAAGGTCTTTCTGGACCCAGGCAGTTGTCGACAAGACGTCACGACGGAATTTACCAACGAAGCACACGCCAACTCGTCTAAATTGGTAAATACTACCACCGATCGCAACTCACAAATAGTCGagaatgaggatgaaggaACAAGTTTATCTTGCCTTGTTGAAAAAATGCTCATAGATGCCGTCGGGAGATCCAAAggaacatcatctccaagCATAGgagttgatgtggaagaaaTCGCCAGCATCAATACCGAGAACGAGACATTCTTACAGCGCAACTTCACTTTGGCTGAACGTGAGTACTGTTTGAAGGCGCCCAATCCTCAAGCCTCTTTTACAGGTCGGTGGAGTGCCAAGGAGGCTGTCTTCAAAAGTCTTCACGCTTCCTCCTCGGGACCAGGGGCTCCGATGCAGGACATTGAGGTCCTTAGCCACTGTGGCGTCCCTATAATTACC CTTCATGGAGAAGTCAAAGACATCGCTCAGGCCAAGGATATAGGGAGGGTTGAAATAAGTATTAGTCATACAAGTAAGGCAGCTGTTGCAATCGCAGTGGCTGTGAAAGGTTGA